A window of Lentibacillus sp. Marseille-P4043 contains these coding sequences:
- a CDS encoding phosphotransferase family protein, with amino-acid sequence MKASYSDTINVRKGEELNKTGLEQFVRENISGIPDGSLEIEQFGAGHSNLTYLLRIGSWEAVLRRPPLGPVAPKAHDMEREYKILSGLNPLYKAAPKPYVFSDDEQIVGSPFFIMERRKGIVVDSEFPNDIVYESALGRKISKLMVDKLVELHQIDFTKTNLVNMSKPDGFMERQVNGWIKRYERAKTEDVSGVDQLTKWLQTNIPASPEPTIIHYDYKLNNAMFSEDFSEITGLFDWEMTTVGDPLADLGAALSYWIEPDDPEELQTGLGKPSVTIKEGFFTRREFLQDYATKSGRDVSDMHFYLTFAYFKLAVIIQQIYYRYYKGQTNDARFANLNHYVVNLISHALYSAKGV; translated from the coding sequence ATGAAAGCCTCATATAGCGATACGATTAACGTTCGAAAAGGTGAGGAACTTAATAAGACAGGATTGGAGCAATTCGTCCGGGAAAATATCTCAGGGATTCCTGATGGATCATTGGAAATTGAACAATTTGGTGCAGGTCATTCTAATTTAACCTACTTGTTACGGATTGGATCATGGGAGGCAGTGCTGAGACGGCCTCCGCTTGGTCCAGTAGCTCCCAAAGCTCATGATATGGAAAGAGAATACAAGATATTATCGGGTTTGAATCCATTGTACAAAGCGGCACCAAAGCCATATGTCTTTTCCGACGATGAACAGATTGTTGGAAGTCCATTTTTTATTATGGAGCGCAGAAAAGGAATTGTAGTAGATTCCGAATTTCCTAATGACATCGTTTACGAATCGGCTTTAGGCAGAAAAATTTCTAAATTAATGGTGGATAAACTAGTAGAATTACACCAGATTGATTTTACCAAAACGAATCTAGTTAACATGTCAAAACCAGATGGATTTATGGAACGTCAAGTAAATGGTTGGATTAAACGGTATGAGCGAGCGAAAACAGAAGATGTATCAGGTGTCGATCAATTGACGAAATGGTTGCAAACTAATATTCCTGCGTCACCAGAACCTACCATTATTCATTACGATTATAAGTTAAATAATGCCATGTTTTCAGAGGATTTCTCTGAGATAACAGGATTGTTTGATTGGGAAATGACCACGGTAGGTGATCCATTGGCAGATCTTGGTGCAGCATTAAGTTATTGGATTGAACCAGATGATCCGGAAGAACTGCAGACAGGACTTGGAAAACCATCTGTAACAATAAAAGAAGGGTTTTTCACCCGACGGGAATTTTTGCAAGACTATGCAACAAAAAGTGGTCGTGATGTGTCGGATATGCATTTTTACTTAACGTTTGCCTACTTTAAACTTGCTGTAATCATCCAGCAAATCTATTATCGATATTACAAAGGACAAACGAATGATGCAAGATTTGCTAATCTTAATCATTATGTTGTGAATTTAATTAGCCATGCATTGTATTCTGCCAAAGGTGTGTGA
- a CDS encoding acyl-CoA thioesterase, with product MEINVRVSETDMLGHINNASYFTYMEETRLDFLQKLGMDVRADDFTIMLVSTKCDFVRQGYFGQTLDIETTVQRIGNTSFTLCTEMCDKESGNLIASGEATIVYVDIVQQKAAIIPDAFKASLQEHLRERSEEQ from the coding sequence ATGGAGATTAATGTCCGTGTAAGTGAAACAGATATGTTAGGTCACATTAATAATGCAAGTTACTTTACGTATATGGAGGAAACAAGGCTCGATTTTTTACAAAAACTTGGGATGGATGTTCGTGCTGATGATTTTACGATTATGCTAGTGTCAACAAAGTGTGATTTTGTCAGGCAAGGGTATTTTGGACAAACGCTAGATATTGAAACAACGGTGCAACGAATTGGTAATACTAGTTTTACATTGTGTACAGAGATGTGTGATAAAGAATCAGGCAATCTGATCGCAAGTGGTGAGGCGACCATTGTTTATGTAGATATAGTACAGCAAAAGGCAGCGATAATTCCGGATGCATTTAAAGCGTCACTACAAGAACATTTGCGTGAGAGGAGTGAAGAGCAATGA
- a CDS encoding TetR/AcrR family transcriptional regulator — translation MKDDIIKESILLFEKKGFSETSIQDIVNVLGVTKGTFYYYFSSKEQLLMEIHHAYITNLLDRQNRIIDNDYTTPTEKLTDIIRLLIMDVAENGPSARVYFREIRHLTKENIENIKQKREQFRLNVENVVQEGINQGLFKENLRVDIITFGILGVTNWSYNWFKPDGEVSPEELVDIYADMILAGITN, via the coding sequence ATGAAAGATGACATTATAAAGGAGAGTATCTTACTCTTTGAAAAGAAAGGTTTTAGTGAAACGTCTATTCAAGATATTGTGAATGTTTTGGGCGTTACAAAGGGGACATTTTATTACTATTTTTCCAGTAAAGAGCAGCTATTAATGGAAATTCACCATGCTTACATTACGAATCTATTAGACCGTCAGAATCGGATTATAGATAATGATTATACGACGCCAACGGAAAAATTAACCGACATCATCAGGTTACTAATCATGGATGTTGCGGAGAATGGTCCAAGTGCTCGTGTATATTTTCGTGAGATACGGCATTTAACCAAAGAAAACATTGAAAACATTAAACAGAAAAGGGAACAATTCCGTTTAAATGTTGAAAATGTTGTGCAAGAAGGAATTAATCAAGGACTATTCAAGGAAAATCTACGAGTAGATATCATTACGTTTGGCATATTAGGGGTTACGAACTGGAGTTATAATTGGTTTAAGCCAGACGGAGAAGTTTCACCGGAAGAGTTAGTAGACATCTATGCAGATATGATATTGGCCGGCATTACAAATTGA
- a CDS encoding SDR family oxidoreductase codes for MSVLDLFKLDGKTAIVTGGGRGLGAQIARGFAEAGANVVVCSRKLDACEKMSEELKQLGVDSLAFACDVSNPEDVKKVVEGTVDHFGTIDILVNNSGATWGAPVLDMPFEAWQKVINVNITGTFLMSQEVGKTMIKQNQGKIINIASVAGFGGTDPRYMDTIGYNTSKGAVMTFTKDLAVKWGQHNINVNAIAPGFFPTKMSRGLLEQGKEKILEGTPLNRLGNDADLQGAALFLASKASDFVSGDILAVDGGSHAY; via the coding sequence ATGAGTGTACTAGATTTATTCAAATTAGATGGAAAGACAGCTATTGTAACTGGTGGCGGAAGAGGATTAGGTGCGCAAATCGCCCGAGGATTTGCAGAAGCAGGTGCAAATGTGGTGGTCTGCTCAAGAAAGTTAGATGCGTGTGAAAAAATGAGTGAAGAGCTGAAACAACTAGGAGTGGACTCGTTAGCTTTTGCTTGTGATGTATCGAATCCTGAAGACGTCAAAAAAGTTGTTGAAGGAACTGTGGACCACTTTGGTACGATTGATATTTTAGTAAATAATAGTGGAGCTACTTGGGGTGCGCCTGTTCTGGATATGCCATTTGAAGCATGGCAGAAGGTCATCAACGTGAACATAACCGGTACATTTTTAATGAGTCAAGAAGTTGGAAAAACGATGATTAAACAAAATCAAGGGAAGATCATTAACATTGCATCAGTCGCTGGTTTTGGTGGAACGGACCCAAGGTATATGGACACGATTGGTTATAACACAAGTAAGGGAGCCGTTATGACATTTACGAAGGATCTAGCTGTTAAATGGGGACAGCACAATATCAATGTAAATGCCATTGCGCCAGGATTTTTCCCGACAAAAATGTCCCGTGGTCTATTAGAACAAGGAAAAGAGAAAATCCTGGAAGGAACGCCACTGAATCGGTTAGGAAATGATGCTGATTTACAAGGCGCAGCATTATTCTTGGCCTCAAAAGCGTCAGATTTTGTTAGTGGTGATATTTTAGCTGTTGATGGTGGTTCACACGCTTATTAG
- a CDS encoding acyl-CoA dehydrogenase, whose product MDFSYSSKVIDLQKKLSNFMEVHVYPNEKVYKEQLNQQENRWSTVPPIMEELKQKAKEEGLWNLFLPESEYGAGLTNQEYAPLCEIMGRSLIGPEVFNCSAPDTGNMEVLVRYGTELQKKQWLEPLLAGEIRSCFSMTEPDVASSDATNIESSIVRDGDEYVINGRKWWSSGAGDPRCKIAIVMGKNDPNAAKHEQQSMILVPLDTPGVTIERMLPVFGYDDAPHGHAEITYDNVRVPVENMLWDEGKGFAIAQGRLGPGRIHHCMRLIGAAERALEDLCKRVQGRAAFGKKIADQGVVQEWIAESRIDIEQARLLTLKAAYMMDTVGNKEAKTEIAMIKVVAPNMALRVIDRAIQAHGGAGVSEDFTLANHWANARTLRLADGPDEVHRRQIAKLELRKYKKEESLI is encoded by the coding sequence ATGGATTTTTCATATTCTAGCAAGGTAATAGATTTGCAAAAGAAATTATCTAATTTTATGGAAGTACATGTGTATCCCAATGAAAAAGTATACAAGGAACAATTGAATCAGCAGGAAAATCGCTGGTCGACAGTACCACCTATTATGGAGGAATTAAAACAAAAAGCGAAAGAAGAGGGGTTATGGAATTTATTTTTACCCGAAAGCGAGTATGGGGCTGGTTTAACGAATCAAGAGTATGCGCCGCTTTGCGAAATAATGGGAAGATCTCTAATTGGACCAGAAGTGTTTAATTGTAGTGCGCCTGATACAGGAAACATGGAAGTTCTCGTTCGCTACGGTACTGAACTACAAAAAAAGCAATGGCTTGAACCGCTTCTAGCCGGTGAGATTCGCTCATGCTTTTCGATGACGGAGCCTGATGTTGCCTCAAGTGATGCAACAAATATTGAGTCCAGCATTGTTCGAGACGGAGACGAGTACGTAATCAATGGACGAAAATGGTGGTCATCTGGTGCAGGGGATCCACGCTGTAAAATTGCCATTGTAATGGGAAAAAATGACCCAAATGCAGCTAAACATGAGCAACAGTCGATGATTTTGGTTCCATTAGATACGCCAGGTGTTACGATTGAGCGGATGCTTCCAGTGTTCGGTTATGATGATGCCCCACATGGTCACGCGGAAATTACGTATGACAATGTACGGGTACCTGTCGAAAATATGTTATGGGATGAAGGGAAAGGATTTGCTATTGCTCAAGGACGCCTTGGACCTGGCCGAATTCACCATTGCATGCGATTAATTGGTGCAGCAGAGCGAGCACTTGAAGATTTATGTAAGCGTGTTCAAGGGAGGGCTGCTTTCGGTAAAAAAATAGCTGATCAAGGGGTTGTCCAAGAATGGATCGCTGAATCACGAATTGATATTGAACAAGCGCGATTATTAACGCTAAAAGCAGCATATATGATGGATACGGTTGGAAACAAAGAAGCAAAAACGGAAATTGCAATGATCAAAGTAGTCGCACCAAATATGGCATTGCGGGTTATTGACCGGGCAATTCAAGCACATGGTGGTGCAGGAGTTAGCGAGGATTTCACGCTTGCTAATCATTGGGCGAATGCAAGGACACTTCGTCTTGCGGATGGACCAGATGAGGTTCATCGCAGACAGATTGCTAAATTAGAGCTTCGAAAATATAAAAAAGAGGAGAGCTTAATATGA
- a CDS encoding CocE/NonD family hydrolase, with product MKINEAIRFEENVACTLSDGTVLRSDVYRPNDEGNYPVLMIRLPYDKKTPRYFDEYLEVPRMVEAGYVVILQDVRGRFASEGDYYPFIHEGSDGYESVEWAAKLPYANGNVGLFGMSYHGYTQLAAAVEKPPSLKAIAPVMTMADPWEDMLNGKNGASGVGNFETWTLGSIVSDQLKRRNDPKHAKVQNYITNMVEWLSYAPANDWPPMKDLDPKSFFFDVMHEKMDPDYITKMQLNEKLHNVEIPALFMGGWFDSLLKPTLKAYNNYNGPRMLWIGPWTHEEMSGRAGEKFFEHAAKNIGVDQITDPTEIHIKWFDKWLKDKPMPIEKNIHLYRMGQAKWEAYEEWPPTSVKKELFLYSEGESQTRDGDGQLLDAPAMSQTTSQLKLDPANPVPTRGGGVLIAGHQSGMFEIGDIQDRKDVLVYTGLTLDKNLNMLGTVTASIWVSSPTSLMDLAIRLSDVEPSGNVYPIMDTYHRAKVSEIGQPFCIPVDVGHTAYQLKKGHRLRVDIAASNAPLYDVNLNTGQTTKTASSGKVAVEHVYHGGAFSSKIVLPVTEK from the coding sequence ATGAAGATAAATGAAGCAATTAGATTTGAAGAAAATGTGGCATGTACATTATCTGACGGTACAGTTCTTCGTTCAGATGTGTACCGTCCTAACGATGAGGGGAATTATCCGGTCCTCATGATTCGTTTGCCCTATGATAAAAAAACACCTCGCTACTTTGATGAATATCTTGAAGTTCCCCGAATGGTTGAAGCGGGTTATGTCGTTATTTTACAGGATGTCCGTGGGCGTTTCGCTTCAGAAGGGGACTATTATCCATTTATTCATGAAGGCAGTGACGGATATGAGTCTGTCGAATGGGCGGCAAAACTTCCTTACGCAAATGGAAATGTTGGCTTGTTTGGAATGTCCTATCATGGTTACACACAACTGGCTGCAGCGGTCGAAAAGCCACCATCCTTAAAAGCGATAGCACCTGTTATGACAATGGCAGATCCGTGGGAAGACATGTTAAATGGAAAAAATGGGGCAAGTGGAGTTGGCAATTTCGAAACATGGACATTGGGATCAATTGTTTCCGACCAACTAAAACGCCGAAATGATCCGAAACATGCAAAGGTCCAAAACTATATCACGAATATGGTGGAATGGTTGTCTTATGCCCCGGCCAATGACTGGCCACCAATGAAAGATCTGGATCCCAAATCATTCTTTTTCGATGTCATGCATGAGAAAATGGATCCTGATTACATAACGAAAATGCAGCTTAACGAAAAACTGCACAATGTGGAAATACCCGCTCTTTTCATGGGAGGCTGGTTTGATTCGTTGTTAAAACCAACATTAAAGGCATATAACAACTATAATGGACCGCGGATGCTTTGGATCGGACCTTGGACACATGAGGAAATGAGTGGTCGAGCAGGTGAAAAATTTTTTGAGCATGCAGCAAAAAACATCGGCGTTGATCAGATCACAGACCCAACCGAAATTCATATTAAATGGTTTGATAAATGGCTAAAGGATAAACCAATGCCAATCGAAAAAAATATTCATCTTTATCGAATGGGACAAGCAAAATGGGAAGCATACGAGGAATGGCCCCCTACATCGGTGAAAAAAGAACTGTTTCTTTATAGTGAGGGAGAATCACAAACGCGAGACGGGGATGGTCAGCTATTAGATGCTCCAGCCATGTCGCAAACAACAAGTCAGTTAAAATTAGATCCCGCCAATCCTGTTCCAACACGCGGTGGCGGTGTACTGATCGCTGGTCATCAGTCAGGGATGTTTGAAATAGGCGACATTCAAGATAGAAAAGATGTGCTTGTTTACACTGGGCTAACGTTAGATAAAAACCTCAACATGCTGGGTACAGTGACAGCAAGTATTTGGGTATCATCCCCTACATCACTAATGGATCTGGCTATACGATTATCTGATGTAGAACCATCAGGTAACGTTTATCCGATTATGGATACCTATCACCGTGCAAAGGTAAGCGAAATAGGTCAGCCATTCTGTATTCCAGTTGATGTTGGACATACGGCATATCAACTAAAAAAGGGGCATCGCTTACGAGTAGATATAGCCGCAAGTAATGCACCACTTTATGACGTGAATCTTAATACGGGACAAACAACAAAAACTGCATCATCGGGAAAAGTAGCCGTTGAACACGTTTATCATGGTGGGGCGTTTTCGTCAAAAATTGTTTTGCCCGTAACGGAAAAGTAA
- a CDS encoding ABC transporter permease produces METWDQLVSYVSQNSGYIWVQFYRHFLMAAYGVLFAAVISIPLGILISKYGKLSSWVLAFGSIIQTIPALGAMAVIMIVLGLGTNTVILTLMLYSILPITQNTYVGMKEVDKTVVEAGFASGMTKFQLLRMVELPLAISVIMAGLRTALVVGIGIAAIGAFVGAGGLGAIILRGTNATDGTAIILAGAIPTALMAIIADLVMGWIERKLHPVKSSKPQTV; encoded by the coding sequence ATGGAAACATGGGATCAACTGGTCTCGTATGTGAGTCAAAATAGTGGCTACATTTGGGTGCAATTTTACCGGCATTTTCTAATGGCAGCATATGGGGTTTTATTTGCTGCCGTGATTTCGATTCCCTTAGGTATTTTAATATCAAAGTACGGGAAGTTAAGCAGTTGGGTACTAGCATTTGGAAGTATTATTCAAACGATACCTGCTTTAGGCGCAATGGCAGTTATTATGATTGTGCTTGGACTTGGCACAAACACGGTTATTTTAACATTGATGCTGTACTCGATCCTTCCGATTACACAGAATACGTATGTTGGAATGAAAGAAGTCGATAAGACCGTCGTTGAAGCAGGATTCGCTTCTGGTATGACCAAATTTCAACTGCTAAGAATGGTGGAGCTACCACTTGCCATTAGTGTTATCATGGCAGGTTTACGTACTGCCTTAGTTGTTGGTATTGGTATTGCTGCGATCGGTGCGTTCGTTGGCGCTGGCGGGCTTGGTGCTATTATTTTGCGTGGAACAAACGCAACAGATGGAACAGCGATTATACTTGCAGGTGCTATACCAACAGCACTAATGGCGATTATTGCCGATCTTGTAATGGGTTGGATTGAACGGAAACTCCACCCCGTTAAATCATCAAAGCCACAAACAGTTTAA
- a CDS encoding osmoprotectant ABC transporter substrate-binding protein, protein MKKIRYKLVMVVLLLLLVSGCSLPGLASTTSKTVKIGTLGTSESEILGEVMSIMIERETDLDTELVTHLGSSIVQHQGMTRGDLDITSTRYTGTDLSGALGMDPITDPEKAMDIVQREFQKRFNQTWAPSYGFENSYSVAITKEFAEENNIETVSDLEPYADELRFGVDNAWINRKGDGYDGFKETYFDFGEVYPMNVGLVYQAASSGHMDVVLAYSSDGRIQEFDLKVLEDDKRFFPPYDASPVIQNELLEEYPEIKDITERLAGQISTEKMQELNYQADVKLMNPGKVAKEFLEENNYFVTEQKGGE, encoded by the coding sequence ATGAAAAAAATACGATATAAACTAGTTATGGTCGTGCTGCTTCTCTTGTTGGTTTCCGGTTGTTCCTTACCTGGTTTAGCAAGTACAACTTCTAAAACAGTTAAGATTGGGACGCTCGGAACATCTGAATCAGAAATTCTTGGAGAAGTGATGTCGATTATGATTGAACGAGAAACCGATTTAGATACAGAACTTGTTACTCATCTTGGTTCTTCGATCGTCCAACACCAGGGAATGACAAGAGGGGATCTAGATATAACATCTACTCGTTATACTGGTACTGATTTATCGGGTGCACTTGGCATGGACCCGATTACGGATCCAGAGAAAGCAATGGACATTGTGCAACGAGAGTTTCAGAAGCGGTTTAATCAGACATGGGCTCCATCCTATGGTTTTGAAAACAGTTATTCTGTAGCGATAACAAAAGAATTTGCGGAAGAAAATAATATTGAAACCGTTTCGGATTTGGAACCTTATGCCGATGAATTACGGTTTGGTGTTGATAATGCATGGATTAACCGTAAAGGGGACGGTTATGACGGATTTAAAGAAACATATTTTGATTTTGGTGAAGTGTATCCGATGAATGTTGGCCTTGTTTATCAGGCTGCCTCCAGCGGACATATGGATGTTGTTTTAGCTTATTCATCGGATGGGCGAATTCAAGAATTTGATTTGAAAGTTCTTGAGGATGATAAAAGGTTTTTCCCACCATATGATGCATCACCGGTAATCCAAAACGAGCTACTTGAGGAATATCCAGAAATCAAGGATATTACCGAGCGTCTAGCAGGTCAAATTTCAACGGAAAAAATGCAGGAACTGAATTATCAAGCAGATGTAAAACTGATGAATCCAGGAAAAGTTGCCAAAGAATTTCTTGAAGAAAACAACTACTTCGTGACTGAACAGAAGGGAGGAGAATAA
- a CDS encoding ABC transporter permease has product MTEFFASHGSELIVKTWEHLYISLAAILLGVVVAVPLGILFSRIPKMADRLISFVGILQTIPSLAILAFFIPIMGVGKFPAIIALFFYSLLPILRNTYIGVRGVDSGVREAGKGMGMNNWQSIFKIELPLALPVIMAGVRLSTVYLIGWATLAAFIGGGGLGDFIFDGLNLYQPALIVAGTVPATILALLADRGLHVLERKLTPNGLKETYQAA; this is encoded by the coding sequence ATGACAGAATTTTTTGCTTCACATGGAAGTGAACTAATCGTTAAGACCTGGGAACATTTATATATATCATTGGCTGCTATTTTACTTGGCGTTGTTGTTGCAGTTCCATTAGGTATTTTATTTTCACGCATTCCAAAGATGGCTGATCGTCTTATTTCTTTCGTTGGCATTTTGCAAACGATCCCCAGCCTAGCCATTCTTGCCTTCTTTATACCAATTATGGGTGTAGGAAAATTTCCAGCCATTATCGCACTGTTTTTCTATTCGCTGTTACCGATTTTACGAAATACATACATTGGTGTTCGAGGTGTCGATAGTGGTGTGCGCGAGGCTGGAAAAGGAATGGGAATGAATAATTGGCAATCCATTTTTAAAATTGAACTTCCATTAGCATTACCTGTAATCATGGCAGGGGTTCGCTTATCAACTGTTTATTTAATTGGATGGGCAACACTTGCGGCCTTTATCGGCGGCGGTGGCCTAGGTGACTTTATCTTTGATGGATTGAATCTTTATCAGCCAGCATTAATTGTTGCAGGAACAGTACCAGCTACGATTCTAGCATTACTAGCAGATCGTGGACTTCATGTATTGGAAAGAAAGTTAACACCGAATGGATTAAAAGAAACCTATCAAGCAGCGTAA
- a CDS encoding betaine/proline/choline family ABC transporter ATP-binding protein (Members of the family are the ATP-binding subunit of ABC transporters for substrates such as betaine, L-proline or other amino acids, choline, carnitine, etc. The substrate specificity is best determined from the substrate-binding subunit, rather than this subunit, as it interacts with the permease subunit and not with substrate directly.), with protein sequence MLEFKNVTKSYNGGKPAVNNLNLKIEKGEFVCFIGPSGCGKTTTMKMVNRLIDITDGSILVDGKDINQQDPVELRRSIGYVIQQIGLMPHMTIKENIVLVGTLLKWSNESKDERAKELIKLVDLPEEYLDKYPHELSGGQQQRIGVLRALAANPPLILMDEPFGALDPITRDSLQDEFKKLQKELHKTIVFVTHDMDEALKLADRVVIMREGEVVQADTPEEILRHPANDFVEEFLGKERLIQGRPDVTTVGQIMEGSPVTVQLGETIKTAITTMRDRHVDSLLVVDSGNVLKGYIDIEIINANYKKHTSVEEVMEIEFLSVSKESLLRDTVHKILRRGIKYVPVVDENHRIAGIVTRATLANLVYDTIWGDGFEIDQPEPVALVD encoded by the coding sequence TTGTTAGAATTTAAAAACGTGACAAAGAGTTATAACGGCGGTAAACCTGCTGTTAACAATTTAAATTTGAAAATAGAAAAGGGAGAATTTGTTTGTTTTATTGGGCCTAGTGGCTGCGGGAAAACGACTACGATGAAAATGGTAAACCGTTTGATTGATATTACAGATGGATCCATTTTGGTCGATGGTAAGGATATTAATCAGCAAGATCCCGTCGAATTGCGTCGTTCGATTGGCTACGTTATTCAGCAAATCGGTTTGATGCCACATATGACAATAAAAGAAAACATTGTGTTGGTTGGTACATTATTAAAATGGTCAAACGAAAGTAAAGATGAACGGGCAAAAGAATTAATTAAACTTGTCGATTTACCAGAAGAATATTTAGATAAATATCCACACGAATTAAGTGGTGGACAGCAACAACGAATTGGGGTATTACGGGCACTAGCCGCAAATCCACCGTTAATCTTAATGGATGAGCCGTTTGGTGCACTTGATCCAATTACAAGAGATTCACTGCAGGATGAATTCAAAAAACTGCAAAAAGAACTGCACAAGACAATTGTTTTTGTTACCCATGATATGGATGAAGCATTGAAACTTGCTGATCGCGTTGTCATTATGCGAGAAGGAGAAGTGGTCCAAGCAGATACACCGGAAGAGATTCTGCGTCATCCAGCAAATGATTTTGTTGAAGAGTTCCTTGGCAAAGAACGATTGATTCAAGGCCGGCCAGATGTTACAACTGTTGGTCAAATTATGGAGGGATCTCCTGTAACCGTACAATTGGGTGAAACAATTAAAACAGCTATTACAACGATGCGCGATAGACACGTAGATTCATTGCTTGTCGTCGATTCGGGAAATGTATTAAAGGGTTATATTGATATTGAAATCATAAACGCAAACTACAAGAAACATACCAGTGTGGAAGAAGTAATGGAGATTGAATTCCTTTCTGTTTCAAAAGAAAGCCTACTACGTGACACCGTCCATAAAATTCTCCGCCGCGGCATAAAATATGTTCCTGTCGTCGATGAAAATCATAGAATTGCTGGAATTGTAACAAGAGCGACATTGGCTAATTTAGTCTATGATACGATCTGGGGCGATGGTTTTGAAATCGACCAACCAGAACCTGTAGCTTTAGTAGATTAG
- a CDS encoding GbsR/MarR family transcriptional regulator produces the protein MSTYSEPHILAELEHAEDQISDRIADNMKTFGVSSTVGRLLGIIYLNRAPMTLDELAEETGMSKTRMSQVVRQMMSLNIAEKEFVKGSRKEHYRVENDYIQTFISLFTTNWKEVVSKNSQLARRLQDKIARIERAHKEYFSAEVEQKVAELKEELTQWISYYDWINRLVEFFESGKILDSVPVEVD, from the coding sequence ATGAGTACATATTCTGAACCACACATCTTAGCAGAGCTTGAACATGCAGAGGATCAAATCTCCGATCGAATTGCCGATAATATGAAAACATTTGGGGTTTCTTCAACAGTAGGACGCTTGCTTGGCATTATTTATCTAAATCGAGCACCAATGACACTTGACGAGCTGGCAGAAGAAACGGGGATGAGTAAAACAAGAATGAGTCAAGTGGTCCGCCAGATGATGTCCTTAAACATTGCTGAAAAGGAATTTGTTAAAGGCAGTCGAAAAGAACATTACAGAGTTGAAAATGACTATATCCAAACATTTATTTCCTTATTTACGACGAATTGGAAAGAAGTAGTCAGCAAAAATTCACAGCTTGCCAGGCGTCTTCAAGATAAAATTGCCCGGATAGAACGAGCACATAAGGAATATTTTTCAGCTGAAGTAGAACAAAAAGTAGCCGAATTAAAAGAAGAATTAACCCAATGGATCAGTTACTATGATTGGATTAACAGATTGGTAGAATTCTTTGAAAGCGGAAAGATCCTTGACTCCGTACCAGTTGAAGTTGATTAA